The following are encoded together in the Streptomyces rapamycinicus NRRL 5491 genome:
- a CDS encoding type I polyketide synthase gives MANEEKLVEYLKRVSADLHDTRLRLREVEERSHEPVAVVGMACRFPGGVTSPEELWELLVSGVDAIGDFPTDRGWDLENLYHPDPEHYGTSCVRQGGFVEADRFDAAFFGISPREALAMDPQQRLVLEMAWESLERAGIDPASLKGTRTGVYAGVSSQDYLSRAPRIPEGFEGYATTGGLTSVISGRVAYTFGLEGPAVTVDTACSASLVAMHLAVQALRQGECTLALAGGVTSLATPIMFTEFSRQRALAPDGRCKSFAADADGTGFSEGVGLVVLERLSDARHNGHRVLAVIRGSAINQDGASNGLTAPNDVAQERVIGQALANAQLGPGDVDALEAHGTGTKLGDPIEAEALIATYGRNRPADRPLLLGSLKSNIGHTHAAAGVAGVIKMVMALRHPGLPANLHLDQPTPHVEWAGSGLRLLTEPVEWPHLERPRRAAVSSFGISGTNAHLIVEQAPEEERPTEPVSSGLGAVPWVLSGRSVGALRGQAGALAERVGGGSGLSAADVGWSLVTARSVFEHRAVVVGGDRAGLLAGVEALAGGVSHPGVVESGAAVLTGDVGPVLVFPGQGSQWAGMGAELLEVSPVFAVRVAECERGLAPYVDWSLTDVLRGAEGAADLGRVDVVQPVLWAVMVSLAAVWAGYGVRPAAVVGHSQGEIAAAVVAGAMSLEDGAKVVALRSKALRRLAGGGAMASLGVGHEQAGQLLSDLGDQAAGVGVAAVNGPSSTVVSGPPEQVAAVVAACQEVGERARLIEVDYASHGPQVDEIREELNDILAGVRPVVGGGGEVAFYSTVTGGRVDVAGLDTDYWVRNLRERVRFADAVEALLADGHRVFIEASTHPVLTIGMQETFEQVGVEAVAVPTLRRDHGGQVQLLHSLGQAFIAGAEVDWKAAFPADPTPRTVDLPTYAFQHQRYWLDGLSGRGADPTDLGLVAAGHPLLSAAVELADGQGHLLTGRLSARSHGWLADHVVAGAALVPGTALVEWALRAADEVGCGGVEELALQVPLVLPPSGGVRLQVVVGGPGVDGRRDVRMYSRRDDGADTAAGWVCHAEGVLSPPPDGSTPAEELGGTWPPADAKPVDPVDFYAHIAASGYAYGPAFQGLRAVWRDGADLLAEVSLPEAAGERTGFGIHPALLDAALHPVLLTDGSPSDAESADGRVWLPFTWNGVSLWAAGASTVRVRISPYEPSAERERTLRVTVADALGAPVLSADAVVLRSADADQLRTAQRPGVDGLFVMDWAPLPVPAPPNGDGWSAHHPAVDADWVILGPEDRAPAGSAAVCHPDPQALFGALDTGAPAPAVVLALEPAEAVRARDGGMAAHGLAADGLASAERVLELLQGWLAEPRLAEARLVVMTRGAVATGGPGGVDPAAERVDVAGAAVWGLVRSAQAENPGRFLLLDLDPQAEVSADLVTNAVARAIEMDESQLALRAGRALMPRLVPAAPSAGLAAPVGQSAWRLGLDGAGTVDSVRPVVCPEVLGPLREGQVRIDVHAAGVNFRDALMVLGMYPGDAVFGGSEGAGVVREVGPGVTGLAVGDRVMGLFEGAFGPLAVADARTVVPIPEGWTFRQAAAAPVVFLTAWYGLVELGGLQAGERVLIHAATGGVGTAAVRIARHLGAEVYATASPAKHGVLEEMGIDAAHRASSRDLAFEEVFREATGGRGVDVVLNSLAGPFVDASLRLLREGGRLLEMGKTDIRDPELIAVEHSGVTYHAYDLIADAGPDRIGEMLGELGELFGSGVLEPPPVRAWPLSRAREALRCLSQARHTGKLVLDVPAPVDPDGTVLITGGTGTLGALVAEHLVRTWNVRHLLLVSRSGPEAPGAKELVARAADLGADVRIAACDIGDAAQVAEVLAGIAPAHPLTGVVHAAGALDDAMLPSQDPKRLARAWAAKAAAAAHLHTATARLRLGMFVLFSSFASDLGTPGQANYAAANAFCDALATRRQTAGLPGLSVAWGLWAATSGLTARLADADLARMARLGIKANSTEEGLALLDAACHHGHPHLLALHLDTGSLAAQVPSTLPTPLRALATVGGSGRARPTAAAGGQNTDWAARLRGLPPTEQHRLLLNLVRTQAATVLGHADPGVVQPDASFKELGFDSLTAVELRNRLAAATGLRLPAALVFDHPEAAVLAEHLRRELSPDGEPGVPGPDVAQPHPVLNELVRLENSLSAVGVEDVDSGAVTARLETLLSKWKAMCSSARADDGNAVGRLQVATADQVLEFIDNELGLS, from the coding sequence ATGGCGAACGAAGAGAAGCTGGTCGAGTACCTCAAGCGCGTTTCCGCCGATCTGCACGATACGCGTCTGCGCTTGCGCGAGGTGGAGGAGCGTTCCCATGAGCCGGTGGCCGTGGTCGGCATGGCCTGCCGCTTTCCCGGCGGGGTCACCTCCCCGGAGGAGCTGTGGGAACTGCTCGTCTCGGGTGTCGACGCGATCGGGGACTTCCCGACGGACCGTGGCTGGGACCTGGAGAACCTCTACCACCCCGATCCGGAGCACTACGGCACCAGCTGTGTCCGCCAGGGCGGATTCGTCGAGGCGGACCGGTTCGACGCGGCGTTCTTCGGCATCAGCCCCAGGGAAGCGCTCGCCATGGACCCCCAGCAGCGGCTGGTGCTGGAGATGGCCTGGGAATCCCTGGAGCGGGCCGGTATCGATCCGGCGTCGCTGAAGGGAACCCGTACCGGTGTCTACGCCGGTGTGTCCAGCCAGGACTATCTGTCCAGGGCCCCGCGCATCCCCGAGGGATTCGAGGGCTACGCCACCACGGGCGGGCTCACCAGTGTGATCTCGGGTCGCGTGGCCTACACCTTCGGTCTGGAGGGGCCGGCGGTGACGGTGGACACCGCGTGCTCGGCCTCGCTCGTGGCCATGCACCTGGCGGTGCAGGCACTGCGGCAGGGGGAGTGCACCCTGGCCCTGGCGGGCGGTGTCACCTCGCTCGCCACCCCCATCATGTTCACCGAGTTCTCCCGGCAGCGCGCACTGGCCCCGGACGGCCGGTGCAAGTCCTTCGCCGCCGACGCGGACGGCACCGGCTTCTCCGAAGGCGTCGGGCTGGTGGTGCTGGAGCGGCTGTCGGACGCGCGGCACAACGGCCATCGGGTGCTGGCCGTGATCCGGGGCTCTGCCATCAACCAGGACGGTGCCAGCAACGGCCTCACCGCGCCCAACGACGTGGCCCAGGAACGCGTCATCGGCCAGGCGCTGGCCAACGCCCAGCTGGGGCCGGGCGATGTGGACGCCCTGGAGGCACACGGCACCGGCACCAAACTCGGCGACCCGATCGAGGCCGAGGCCCTGATCGCCACGTACGGCCGGAACCGCCCCGCCGACCGGCCACTGCTGTTGGGCTCGCTGAAGTCCAACATCGGCCATACGCATGCGGCGGCGGGCGTGGCGGGTGTGATCAAGATGGTGATGGCACTCCGGCACCCTGGACTGCCCGCGAACCTGCATCTCGACCAGCCGACCCCGCATGTGGAGTGGGCGGGCAGTGGGCTGCGGCTGCTGACCGAGCCGGTGGAGTGGCCCCACTTGGAGCGGCCCCGTCGAGCGGCGGTGTCGTCGTTCGGCATCTCGGGGACGAACGCCCATCTGATCGTGGAGCAGGCTCCTGAGGAGGAGCGACCGACCGAGCCGGTCTCCTCGGGCCTGGGCGCGGTTCCGTGGGTGCTCTCGGGGCGGAGTGTGGGGGCGTTGCGGGGGCAGGCTGGGGCGTTGGCTGAGCGGGTGGGTGGGGGTTCGGGGTTGTCGGCGGCGGATGTGGGGTGGTCGTTGGTTACGGCGCGGTCGGTGTTTGAGCATCGGGCGGTGGTGGTGGGGGGTGACCGGGCTGGATTGTTGGCGGGTGTGGAGGCGTTGGCGGGGGGTGTGTCGCATCCGGGTGTGGTGGAGTCGGGTGCGGCGGTGCTGACGGGTGATGTGGGTCCGGTGCTGGTTTTCCCCGGTCAGGGTTCGCAGTGGGCCGGTATGGGCGCCGAGCTGCTGGAGGTGTCGCCCGTGTTCGCGGTTCGGGTGGCGGAGTGCGAGCGGGGGCTTGCGCCGTATGTGGACTGGTCGCTCACGGATGTACTGCGTGGCGCTGAGGGTGCGGCGGATCTGGGGCGGGTGGATGTGGTTCAGCCGGTGTTGTGGGCGGTGATGGTGTCGTTGGCGGCGGTGTGGGCTGGATATGGCGTACGTCCTGCGGCGGTGGTGGGTCATAGCCAGGGTGAGATCGCGGCGGCTGTGGTCGCGGGGGCGATGTCGCTGGAGGACGGTGCCAAGGTCGTGGCGTTGCGGAGCAAGGCGTTGCGGCGGCTGGCCGGTGGCGGGGCGATGGCATCGCTCGGGGTGGGGCATGAGCAGGCGGGGCAGCTGTTGTCCGACCTGGGGGACCAGGCCGCCGGAGTGGGTGTGGCAGCCGTCAACGGGCCCTCGTCCACGGTGGTTTCGGGTCCGCCGGAGCAGGTGGCCGCTGTCGTGGCCGCGTGTCAGGAGGTGGGGGAGCGGGCGCGGCTGATCGAGGTGGATTATGCGTCGCACGGCCCTCAGGTGGATGAGATTCGCGAGGAGTTGAACGACATCCTGGCCGGTGTCCGCCCGGTCGTCGGTGGCGGGGGTGAGGTGGCGTTCTATTCGACGGTGACCGGTGGCCGGGTCGATGTGGCTGGCCTGGACACGGACTATTGGGTGCGGAATCTGCGGGAGCGGGTGCGGTTTGCCGATGCCGTCGAGGCGTTGTTGGCCGATGGGCATCGGGTGTTCATCGAGGCCAGTACTCACCCTGTGCTGACCATCGGGATGCAGGAGACGTTCGAGCAGGTGGGTGTGGAGGCGGTCGCCGTACCGACCCTGCGTCGCGACCACGGTGGTCAGGTTCAGCTCCTCCACTCCCTCGGCCAGGCGTTCATCGCCGGGGCCGAGGTCGACTGGAAGGCGGCGTTCCCGGCCGACCCCACCCCCCGTACGGTCGATCTGCCCACGTACGCCTTCCAGCACCAGCGCTACTGGCTCGACGGCCTCAGTGGCCGGGGTGCCGATCCCACCGATCTCGGACTGGTCGCAGCGGGCCATCCGCTGCTGAGCGCCGCCGTTGAGCTCGCCGACGGGCAGGGCCATCTGCTGACGGGACGCCTCTCGGCGCGGTCCCATGGCTGGCTCGCCGACCATGTGGTGGCGGGCGCGGCCCTGGTGCCCGGGACGGCCTTGGTCGAGTGGGCGTTGCGGGCCGCCGACGAGGTCGGCTGCGGTGGTGTGGAGGAGCTGGCGCTCCAGGTACCGCTCGTGCTGCCGCCCAGCGGCGGGGTGCGTCTTCAGGTGGTCGTCGGCGGGCCGGGCGTCGATGGCCGACGTGATGTGCGGATGTACTCGCGCCGCGACGACGGCGCCGACACGGCGGCCGGGTGGGTATGCCATGCGGAGGGCGTGCTGAGCCCGCCCCCCGACGGCTCCACGCCAGCGGAGGAGTTGGGCGGGACCTGGCCACCGGCGGATGCGAAGCCGGTCGATCCCGTGGACTTCTACGCACACATCGCGGCATCGGGCTACGCGTACGGCCCCGCCTTCCAGGGGCTGCGCGCCGTGTGGCGGGACGGTGCGGACCTGCTGGCCGAGGTGTCGTTGCCCGAGGCCGCGGGGGAGCGGACCGGGTTCGGCATCCACCCGGCACTGCTCGACGCCGCCCTGCACCCCGTTCTGCTGACCGATGGCTCACCGAGCGACGCCGAGTCGGCCGATGGCCGGGTGTGGCTGCCGTTCACCTGGAACGGGGTGTCGCTGTGGGCGGCCGGGGCGAGCACGGTACGGGTGCGGATCTCGCCGTACGAGCCGAGCGCCGAGCGGGAACGTACGCTGCGGGTGACCGTGGCGGACGCCCTGGGCGCCCCGGTGCTGAGCGCCGATGCGGTGGTGCTGCGTTCCGCCGACGCCGATCAGCTCCGTACGGCTCAACGGCCGGGCGTGGATGGACTGTTCGTCATGGACTGGGCACCCTTGCCGGTCCCCGCACCGCCCAACGGCGACGGGTGGTCCGCGCATCACCCGGCCGTTGACGCCGACTGGGTGATCCTGGGGCCCGAGGACCGGGCTCCGGCCGGGTCCGCCGCCGTATGCCATCCGGATCCGCAGGCGTTGTTCGGCGCGCTCGACACTGGCGCCCCCGCCCCCGCCGTCGTACTTGCCCTCGAGCCCGCCGAGGCGGTCCGTGCCCGGGATGGCGGGATGGCGGCCCACGGGCTGGCGGCCGACGGGCTGGCCTCGGCGGAACGCGTCCTGGAGCTGTTGCAGGGCTGGCTGGCCGAGCCGCGCCTGGCCGAGGCCCGGTTGGTGGTGATGACGCGTGGCGCCGTCGCGACCGGCGGCCCGGGCGGCGTTGACCCCGCAGCCGAGAGGGTGGACGTGGCGGGCGCCGCGGTCTGGGGTCTGGTGCGCAGCGCGCAGGCCGAGAACCCGGGTCGCTTCCTGCTGCTCGATCTCGACCCTCAGGCCGAGGTGTCCGCCGACCTCGTGACCAACGCCGTGGCGCGCGCCATCGAGATGGACGAGTCACAGCTGGCCCTGCGTGCGGGGCGGGCGCTGATGCCCCGGCTGGTGCCCGCCGCGCCGAGCGCGGGCCTGGCGGCCCCGGTGGGGCAGTCCGCGTGGCGGCTCGGGCTCGACGGCGCCGGGACGGTGGACAGCGTACGGCCGGTGGTGTGCCCGGAAGTGCTGGGTCCTCTGCGGGAGGGCCAGGTGCGCATCGATGTCCATGCTGCGGGTGTCAACTTCCGTGATGCGCTGATGGTGTTGGGGATGTATCCCGGGGACGCGGTGTTCGGTGGCAGCGAGGGCGCCGGTGTGGTGCGGGAGGTCGGCCCCGGCGTGACCGGTCTCGCCGTGGGCGACCGGGTGATGGGCCTGTTCGAGGGCGCGTTCGGCCCGCTGGCCGTGGCGGACGCCCGTACGGTCGTGCCCATCCCCGAAGGCTGGACCTTCCGGCAGGCGGCCGCGGCCCCCGTCGTGTTCCTCACCGCCTGGTACGGGCTGGTGGAGCTGGGCGGTCTCCAGGCGGGTGAACGCGTCCTGATCCATGCGGCGACCGGTGGCGTGGGGACGGCCGCGGTGCGGATCGCCCGGCATCTCGGCGCGGAGGTCTATGCGACGGCGAGTCCGGCGAAGCACGGGGTGCTGGAGGAGATGGGCATTGATGCGGCTCACCGGGCTTCGTCGCGTGATCTGGCCTTTGAGGAGGTGTTCCGTGAGGCCACCGGTGGCCGGGGCGTGGATGTGGTGCTCAACAGTCTCGCCGGGCCCTTCGTCGATGCCTCGCTCCGTCTTCTCCGTGAGGGTGGGCGGTTGCTGGAGATGGGCAAGACCGATATCCGTGACCCGGAGCTGATCGCGGTCGAGCACTCCGGGGTGACGTACCACGCGTACGACCTGATCGCCGACGCCGGTCCTGACCGTATCGGTGAAATGCTGGGTGAACTGGGCGAGTTGTTCGGTTCCGGTGTGCTGGAGCCGCCTCCGGTACGGGCGTGGCCGCTCAGCCGGGCGCGTGAGGCGTTGCGGTGTCTCAGTCAGGCCAGGCACACCGGCAAGCTGGTCCTGGACGTTCCCGCCCCGGTGGACCCGGATGGCACCGTGCTCATCACCGGTGGCACCGGCACCCTCGGCGCACTGGTCGCCGAGCACCTCGTCCGCACTTGGAACGTCCGCCATCTGCTGCTGGTCAGCCGCAGCGGCCCCGAAGCGCCCGGGGCGAAGGAGCTGGTGGCCCGGGCCGCCGACCTGGGGGCCGACGTACGCATCGCCGCCTGCGACATCGGCGACGCCGCCCAGGTGGCGGAAGTCCTCGCGGGCATCGCCCCGGCACACCCGCTGACCGGAGTCGTGCACGCGGCGGGGGCGCTGGACGACGCGATGCTGCCCTCGCAGGATCCGAAGCGGCTGGCGCGGGCCTGGGCGGCGAAGGCCGCGGCGGCGGCCCATCTGCACACCGCCACCGCGCGTCTGCGGCTGGGCATGTTCGTGCTGTTCTCCTCCTTCGCCTCCGACCTCGGTACGCCCGGCCAGGCCAACTACGCGGCGGCCAACGCCTTTTGCGACGCCCTGGCCACCCGACGCCAGACGGCCGGGCTCCCCGGGCTCTCGGTGGCCTGGGGACTCTGGGCGGCCACCAGCGGCCTGACCGCACGGCTGGCCGACGCCGATCTGGCCAGGATGGCCCGGCTGGGCATCAAGGCCAACAGCACCGAGGAGGGGCTGGCGCTGCTGGACGCGGCCTGCCACCACGGCCATCCGCATCTGCTGGCGCTCCACCTGGACACCGGCTCCCTCGCCGCTCAGGTCCCGAGCACCCTCCCCACCCCTCTGCGGGCCCTCGCCACCGTCGGTGGCAGCGGGCGGGCCCGGCCCACGGCGGCCGCCGGTGGACAGAACACCGACTGGGCGGCCCGGCTCAGGGGACTGCCGCCCACCGAACAGCACCGGCTGCTGCTCAACCTGGTGCGCACCCAGGCGGCCACCGTGCTCGGCCATGCCGATCCGGGTGTGGTGCAGCCGGACGCGTCGTTCAAGGAGCTCGGCTTCGATTCGCTGACCGCCGTGGAACTGCGCAACCGGCTGGCCGCGGCCACCGGACTGCGGCTGCCCGCGGCCCTCGTCTTCGACCACCCGGAGGCGGCGGTGCTGGCCGAGCATCTGCGCCGCGAGCTCTCACCGGACGGTGAGCCGGGTGTCCCGGGCCCAGACGTAGCCCAGCCCCACCCCGTCCTCAACGAACTGGTCAGGCTGGAGAACAGCCTGTCGGCCGTCGGTGTCGAGGACGTGGACTCCGGGGCGGTCACCGCCCGGCTGGAGACCTTGCTGTCCAAGTGGAAGGCGATGTGCTCGTCGGCGCGGGCGGACGACGGCAATGCCGTGGGGCGGTTGCAGGTGGCGACCGCCGATCAGGTTCTGGAATTCATCGACAACGAACTTGGCCTGTCATGA